The following are from one region of the Sandaracinus amylolyticus genome:
- a CDS encoding transglutaminase domain-containing protein, whose protein sequence is MLRTAGRVWVLGLKALAFALMLAVPLLGVWAASSLAAYSDGPLEATIAAGVLLFPVLPLAWEGWSAWRRKRAKDAREPILTFGDRLVLRTLALNGAFLAVFLIGWPEAIFTALSTRGDWFLEHVPGAEPARRGVLTAADELAWMYEAAHDNPYARDDVDHDEIPAPNAGAGVAIALRDDADDGAPQTETTAQTETTAQTETTAQIETTAQTDVASSRTWPLDDKVHPLITTLPSETEASIDSVGAYLASHIADPFERAKAVHDYVATRVAYDVPSYRNHSFPPQDAQTVFTTRIAVCAGYAQLFEALARAAGLNALYVVGDARHAGDDTDGEGHAWNAIELEGGWYLVDATWDAGYVDDHDGFVRRYSTLYFLTPPETFGLNHFPERDEWQLREHPITRGEFHRQPNVSPRFVAAGLELVAPTRSQVEVDRALDATLTSTRGRFVSAEALPRDGGARVECDVQGERSVRIHCELPRAGRYDVWFFAGTQREGIYTGVGSVEVIRR, encoded by the coding sequence ATGCTCCGCACGGCGGGTCGGGTGTGGGTGCTCGGGCTGAAGGCGCTCGCGTTCGCGCTGATGCTCGCGGTGCCGCTGCTCGGGGTGTGGGCCGCGTCGAGCCTCGCGGCGTACTCCGACGGGCCGCTCGAAGCGACGATCGCGGCGGGCGTGCTGCTGTTCCCAGTGCTCCCGCTGGCGTGGGAGGGCTGGAGCGCGTGGCGGCGCAAGCGCGCGAAGGACGCGCGCGAGCCGATCCTCACGTTCGGCGATCGCCTGGTGCTGCGCACGCTCGCGCTGAACGGGGCGTTCCTGGCGGTGTTCCTGATCGGCTGGCCCGAGGCGATCTTCACCGCGCTCTCGACGCGCGGCGACTGGTTCCTCGAGCACGTACCGGGCGCGGAGCCGGCACGTCGTGGCGTGCTCACCGCGGCCGACGAGCTCGCGTGGATGTACGAAGCCGCGCACGACAACCCGTACGCGCGCGACGACGTCGACCACGACGAGATCCCCGCGCCGAACGCCGGAGCCGGCGTCGCCATCGCGCTGCGCGACGACGCCGACGATGGCGCGCCGCAGACCGAGACCACTGCGCAGACCGAGACCACTGCGCAGACCGAGACCACTGCGCAGATCGAGACCACTGCGCAGACCGACGTCGCGTCGTCGCGCACCTGGCCGCTCGACGACAAGGTGCACCCGCTGATCACCACGCTGCCCTCGGAGACCGAGGCCTCGATCGACTCCGTCGGCGCGTACCTCGCCTCGCACATCGCCGATCCCTTCGAGCGCGCGAAGGCCGTGCACGACTACGTCGCGACGCGCGTCGCGTACGACGTGCCCTCGTATCGCAACCACTCGTTCCCGCCGCAGGACGCGCAGACCGTGTTCACGACGCGCATCGCGGTGTGCGCCGGCTACGCGCAGCTCTTCGAGGCGCTCGCGCGCGCCGCCGGTCTGAACGCGCTCTACGTCGTCGGCGATGCGCGCCACGCCGGTGACGACACCGATGGCGAGGGCCACGCGTGGAACGCGATCGAGCTCGAGGGCGGCTGGTACCTCGTCGATGCCACCTGGGACGCGGGCTACGTCGACGATCACGACGGGTTCGTGCGGCGCTACTCGACGCTCTACTTCCTCACCCCGCCCGAGACGTTCGGCCTGAACCACTTCCCCGAGCGCGACGAGTGGCAGCTGCGCGAGCACCCGATCACGCGCGGCGAGTTCCATCGACAGCCCAACGTGTCGCCGCGCTTCGTCGCCGCGGGGCTCGAGCTCGTCGCGCCGACCCGCTCGCAGGTCGAGGTCGATCGCGCCCTCGACGCGACGCTGACCAGCACGCGCGGCCGCTTCGTGAGCGCGGAGGCGTTGCCGCGCGACGGCGGCGCGCGCGTGGAGTGCGACGTGCAGGGCGAGCGCAGCGTCCGGATCCACTGCGAGCTCCCGCGCGCCGGCCGCTACGACGTGTGGTTCTTCGCGGGCACGCAGCGCGAGGGCATCTACACCGGCGTCGGCTCCGTCGAGGTGATCCGGCGATGA
- a CDS encoding aldehyde dehydrogenase family protein: MDQSIDHEIQRVFSAQRARRWHVAQSSAADRIAKLRALKEAILSRRDELAAAVHKDFRKSKAEFELTEIHPVVDEINHAIEHLADWMKPESVTTPLVLAGAKSTIRYEARGVVLIVSPWNYPFNLLAAPLVGAIAAGNCVVLKPSSKTAHLAEAVAELIRSVFREDEVAIFTGSHQVADSLLALPFDHVLFTGSTNIGKKVMHAAADHLATITLELGGKSPVIIDRSADVEGAAKRIMWGKCVNAGQTCIAPDHAFVHRDVLDRFVAAARATVERFYGATEDARKKSDDFPRLIDDAAFRRVSTLLEKSLAMGAKAEFGGGTDASERYVAPTLLTNVRHDMPIMGEEIFGPILPVLPIGSVEEACTKIQAGDKPLALYLFASDREVIDQVFSSTTSGGAVLNDVFLHVANPYLPFGGVGASGMGHYHGHHGFKTFSHARAVVDRIASALPLFYPPYDEARPKVAAQLLRVLE, encoded by the coding sequence ATGGACCAGTCGATCGATCACGAGATCCAGCGCGTCTTCTCGGCCCAGCGCGCGCGACGCTGGCACGTCGCGCAGTCGAGCGCGGCCGATCGCATCGCGAAGCTCCGCGCGCTCAAAGAGGCGATCCTCTCGCGTCGCGACGAGCTCGCGGCGGCCGTCCACAAGGACTTCCGCAAGAGCAAGGCGGAGTTCGAGCTCACCGAGATCCACCCGGTCGTCGACGAGATCAACCACGCGATCGAGCACCTCGCGGACTGGATGAAGCCCGAGAGCGTGACCACGCCGCTCGTGCTCGCCGGCGCGAAGAGCACCATCCGCTACGAGGCGCGCGGCGTCGTGCTGATCGTCTCGCCGTGGAACTACCCGTTCAATCTGCTCGCGGCGCCGCTCGTGGGCGCGATCGCCGCGGGCAACTGCGTCGTGCTCAAGCCCTCGAGCAAGACGGCGCACCTCGCGGAGGCGGTCGCGGAGCTGATCCGCTCGGTATTCCGCGAGGACGAGGTCGCGATCTTCACCGGCAGCCATCAGGTCGCCGACTCGTTGCTCGCCCTTCCCTTCGATCACGTGCTCTTCACCGGCAGCACGAACATCGGCAAGAAGGTGATGCACGCGGCGGCGGATCACCTCGCGACGATCACGCTCGAGCTCGGCGGCAAGTCGCCGGTGATCATCGATCGCTCGGCAGACGTCGAGGGCGCGGCGAAGCGGATCATGTGGGGCAAGTGCGTGAACGCGGGCCAGACCTGCATCGCGCCCGATCACGCGTTCGTGCACCGCGACGTGCTCGATCGTTTCGTCGCGGCGGCGCGCGCGACCGTGGAGCGCTTCTACGGCGCGACCGAGGACGCGCGGAAGAAGAGCGACGACTTCCCGCGCCTGATCGACGACGCCGCGTTCCGTCGCGTGAGCACGCTGCTCGAGAAGAGCCTCGCGATGGGCGCCAAGGCGGAGTTCGGCGGCGGCACCGACGCGAGCGAGCGCTACGTCGCGCCGACGCTGCTCACCAACGTGCGGCACGACATGCCCATCATGGGCGAGGAGATCTTCGGACCGATCCTGCCGGTGCTCCCGATCGGCTCGGTCGAAGAGGCGTGCACGAAGATCCAGGCGGGCGACAAGCCGCTCGCGCTCTATCTGTTCGCGAGCGATCGCGAGGTGATCGACCAGGTGTTCTCGAGCACGACGTCGGGCGGCGCGGTGCTCAACGACGTGTTCCTCCACGTCGCGAACCCGTACCTGCCCTTCGGCGGCGTGGGCGCGAGCGGCATGGGCCACTACCACGGGCACCACGGCTTCAAGACGTTCTCGCACGCGCGCGCGGTCGTCGATCGCATCGCGTCGGCGCTCCCGCTCTTCTACCCGCCCTACGACGAGGCGCGCCCCAAGGTCGCGGCGCAGCTGCTGCGCGTGCTCGAGTGA
- a CDS encoding VOC family protein — protein sequence MPRGAGRPARRRARALPRADRRFLRLAHVAFLVDDYDRALEWFTRALGFVVVEDRDLGASPGSSTPTTSRATCASSKHRSRALRTGR from the coding sequence GTGCCTCGAGGTGCAGGTCGCCCAGCTCGCCGACGCGCACGCGCGCTGCCTCGAGCCGATCGTCGGTTCTTGAGGCTCGCCCACGTCGCGTTCCTGGTCGACGACTACGACCGAGCGCTCGAGTGGTTCACTCGAGCGCTCGGGTTCGTGGTCGTCGAGGATCGCGACCTCGGCGCGTCACCTGGTTCCTCCACACCGACGACTTCGCGCGCGACGTGCGCTTCGTCGAAGCACCGCTCACGAGCGCTACGTACGGGACGGTAG
- the purL gene encoding phosphoribosylformylglycinamidine synthase subunit PurL, whose protein sequence is MGVDQSEWQRILKALGREPTYAELGVFSVMWSEHCSYKSSRIHLRKLPTKGPKVVQGPGENAGAVDIGDGYCAVFKMESHNHPSYIEPYQGAATGVGGILRDVFTMGARPVANLNSLRFGRPDHPRTPELLRGVVAGIGGYGNSIGVPTVGGEVQFDASYDGNILVNAFTVGIARSEGLFFGKAEGLGNPVIYVGSRTGRDGIHGATMASAEFDAESEKKLPTVQVGDPFREKLLLEACLEIFAKGCLVGIQDMGAAGLTSSSVEMAARAGNGLELDLDAIPRRTYGLTPYEMLLSESQERMLMVSEAGREEEVFEICRKWDLDYAVVGRVTDTGRFVCKATPGHDPLDPRSAPKSPQVVVDIPIGPLADEAPLYDRPQETPPPVGDAGGPALGDLNGLDLARELVELVGSPNIGSRAWIWRQYDHIVRAGSVFRPGESDAAVVRVFCGKDGDPAFEGAKVKYLALSSDCNGRHVLLDPHDGAAMAVAECARNIVCSGGEPLGLTDCLNFASPQKPQTMWRFARAIEGLRDACTALGVPVVSGNVSLYNETEGRPILPTPTVAIVGQLASVEDRLGLAFANDGDLIAHLGTGSRGALGGSEFRTRKTGVVGGDPVGIDLDAEVKLQQCVLALARAHVLRSAHDLSDGGFAVALTESAIAGGRGCRVTLPGHPAMAKAARLFSEEPTRVIVSFGKEQRAEVERICAQHGVPFEVIGEVGGETVTIEECLEVQVAQLADAHARCLEPIVGS, encoded by the coding sequence ATGGGCGTCGATCAGAGCGAGTGGCAGCGCATCCTCAAGGCGCTGGGGCGCGAGCCGACCTACGCCGAGCTCGGCGTGTTCAGCGTGATGTGGAGCGAGCACTGCTCGTACAAGAGCTCGCGCATCCACCTCCGCAAGCTGCCGACCAAGGGCCCGAAGGTCGTGCAGGGCCCCGGGGAGAACGCGGGCGCGGTCGACATCGGCGACGGCTATTGCGCCGTGTTCAAGATGGAGTCGCACAACCATCCCTCGTACATCGAGCCCTACCAGGGCGCGGCGACGGGCGTGGGCGGCATCCTCCGCGACGTGTTCACGATGGGCGCGCGCCCGGTCGCGAACCTCAACTCGCTGCGCTTCGGGCGTCCCGATCATCCGCGCACGCCCGAGCTGCTGCGCGGCGTCGTCGCGGGCATCGGCGGGTACGGCAACTCGATCGGCGTGCCCACGGTCGGTGGCGAGGTGCAGTTCGACGCGAGCTACGACGGGAACATCCTCGTCAACGCGTTCACGGTCGGCATCGCGCGCAGCGAGGGGCTCTTCTTCGGCAAGGCCGAGGGCCTGGGCAATCCCGTGATCTACGTGGGCTCGCGCACCGGGCGCGACGGCATCCACGGCGCGACGATGGCGAGCGCCGAGTTCGACGCCGAGAGCGAGAAGAAGCTGCCGACGGTGCAGGTCGGCGATCCCTTCCGCGAGAAGCTGCTGCTCGAGGCGTGCCTCGAGATCTTCGCGAAGGGCTGCCTGGTCGGCATCCAGGACATGGGCGCGGCGGGCCTCACCTCGTCGAGCGTCGAGATGGCGGCGCGCGCGGGCAACGGGCTCGAGCTCGACCTCGACGCGATCCCGCGCCGCACCTACGGGCTCACGCCGTACGAGATGCTCCTCAGCGAGTCCCAGGAGCGCATGCTCATGGTCTCGGAGGCGGGGCGCGAAGAAGAGGTCTTCGAGATCTGCCGCAAGTGGGATCTCGACTACGCGGTGGTGGGCCGCGTGACCGACACCGGTCGCTTCGTGTGCAAGGCGACGCCGGGGCACGATCCGCTCGATCCCCGCAGCGCGCCGAAGAGCCCGCAGGTCGTGGTCGACATCCCGATCGGTCCGCTCGCCGACGAGGCGCCGCTCTACGATCGTCCGCAGGAGACGCCGCCGCCGGTGGGCGATGCGGGCGGTCCGGCGCTCGGGGATCTGAACGGGCTCGATCTCGCGCGTGAGCTCGTCGAGCTCGTGGGCTCGCCGAACATCGGATCGCGCGCGTGGATCTGGCGCCAGTACGATCACATCGTGCGCGCGGGCTCGGTCTTCCGGCCGGGCGAGAGCGATGCCGCGGTGGTCCGCGTGTTCTGCGGCAAGGACGGCGATCCCGCGTTCGAAGGCGCGAAGGTGAAGTACCTCGCGCTCTCGAGCGACTGCAACGGGCGCCACGTCCTGCTCGATCCGCACGACGGCGCGGCGATGGCGGTCGCGGAGTGCGCCCGCAACATCGTGTGCTCGGGCGGCGAGCCGCTCGGCCTCACCGACTGTCTCAACTTCGCGAGCCCGCAGAAGCCCCAGACGATGTGGCGCTTCGCGCGCGCGATCGAGGGCCTGCGCGACGCGTGCACTGCGCTCGGCGTTCCCGTCGTGAGCGGCAACGTGTCGCTCTACAACGAGACCGAGGGCCGCCCGATCCTGCCGACCCCGACGGTCGCGATCGTCGGTCAGCTCGCGTCGGTCGAGGATCGGCTGGGCCTCGCGTTCGCGAACGACGGCGATCTGATCGCGCACCTCGGAACCGGCTCGCGCGGCGCGCTCGGTGGCTCGGAATTCCGCACCCGCAAGACCGGTGTCGTCGGTGGCGATCCGGTCGGGATCGACCTCGACGCCGAGGTGAAGCTCCAGCAGTGCGTGCTCGCGCTGGCGCGCGCCCACGTGCTGCGCTCGGCGCACGATCTCAGCGACGGCGGCTTCGCGGTGGCGCTCACCGAGAGCGCGATCGCGGGCGGTCGCGGGTGCCGCGTGACGCTCCCCGGCCACCCGGCGATGGCGAAGGCGGCGCGCCTCTTCTCGGAAGAGCCGACGCGCGTGATCGTGAGCTTCGGCAAGGAGCAGCGTGCCGAGGTGGAGCGCATCTGCGCGCAGCACGGCGTGCCCTTCGAGGTGATCGGCGAGGTCGGCGGCGAGACGGTGACGATCGAGGAGTGCCTCGAGGTGCAGGTCGCCCAGCTCGCCGACGCGCACGCGCGCTGCCTCGAGCCGATCGTCGGTTCTTGA
- the purQ gene encoding phosphoribosylformylglycinamidine synthase subunit PurQ: MKVAVVVFPGSNADWDALHAARDVLGADAKYVFHKERELGPVDAVIVPGGFSYGDYLRCGAIARFSPISEALRAFAERGGPVLGICNGFQILTEMHLLPGALSRNAHLRFECRDVWLKVENHGAWTGAIPVGNVIRLPVAHGEGRYECDPETLARLEGDGLVALRYVDPTGAPCGETTPNGSVNDIAGIYSARRNVMGLMPHPERASEAILGNADGRGIFESLKRHLEGGKVVAA; the protein is encoded by the coding sequence ATGAAGGTCGCGGTCGTCGTCTTCCCCGGCAGCAACGCCGACTGGGACGCGCTGCACGCCGCGCGCGACGTGCTCGGCGCGGACGCGAAGTACGTGTTCCACAAGGAGCGCGAGCTCGGCCCGGTGGACGCGGTGATCGTCCCCGGCGGCTTCTCCTACGGCGACTACCTGCGGTGCGGCGCGATCGCGCGCTTCTCGCCGATCAGCGAGGCGCTCCGAGCGTTCGCGGAGCGCGGCGGGCCGGTGCTCGGGATCTGCAACGGCTTCCAGATCCTCACCGAGATGCACCTCCTGCCCGGCGCGCTCTCGCGCAACGCGCACCTGCGCTTCGAGTGCCGCGACGTGTGGCTGAAGGTCGAGAACCACGGCGCGTGGACCGGCGCGATCCCGGTGGGGAACGTGATCCGCCTCCCGGTCGCGCACGGCGAGGGCCGCTACGAGTGCGATCCCGAGACCCTCGCCCGGCTCGAGGGCGACGGGCTCGTCGCGCTGCGCTACGTCGATCCGACCGGCGCGCCCTGCGGCGAGACCACGCCGAACGGCTCGGTGAACGACATCGCGGGGATCTACAGCGCGCGGCGCAACGTGATGGGCCTGATGCCGCATCCCGAGCGCGCGTCGGAGGCGATCCTCGGCAACGCCGACGGGCGCGGGATCTTCGAGTCGCTGAAGCGGCACCTCGAGGGCGGAAAGGTGGTGGCGGCGTGA
- a CDS encoding serine/threonine-protein kinase: MSESGTHVRARSGSSAGEPSRDQGDPYLRLSKARLGKTVRRKWRLDALLGVGGMAAVYAATHRNGSRVAIKMLHPLVATEEAKRRFLREGYLANSVGHPGVVRVLDDDEAEDGSIFLVMELLDGESLESFATRRVQLGAPETLAVAEQVLEVLAVAHAKGIVHRDVKPENVFLCIDGRVKLLDFGIARLLEVSRGSAAATHHGFLLGTPAYMAPEQARGDWELVDARTDVWAVGASMFRVLTGHTVHRGSTHLDLLMKATREPAPKVRDIAPAVPELVASLVDRALAFRKEERWASADEMLESLREVHRAMRYTEAPKLRARIAATSTVRIELPAPPAASAEFDRASALESDPLGDADDDAPTQIEAMTLTHREQLRSIVIEVPIEHDAATPVLPSIFDETGETAARGTPFVRTPPATKTPAPRPAPPTTRMRAPLTRSVIAWWIVAALAVLVFALTLATR; encoded by the coding sequence TTGAGCGAGAGCGGCACGCACGTACGCGCGCGCAGCGGCTCGTCGGCCGGCGAGCCGAGCCGCGACCAGGGCGATCCGTACCTGCGCCTGTCGAAGGCGCGGCTGGGCAAGACGGTTCGCCGCAAGTGGCGGCTCGACGCGCTGCTCGGGGTGGGCGGGATGGCCGCGGTGTACGCGGCCACGCACCGCAACGGGAGCCGCGTCGCGATCAAGATGCTGCACCCGCTCGTCGCGACCGAGGAGGCCAAGCGGCGCTTCCTGCGCGAGGGATATCTGGCGAACTCGGTCGGGCACCCCGGCGTGGTGCGCGTGCTCGACGACGACGAGGCCGAGGACGGCTCGATCTTCCTGGTGATGGAGCTGCTCGACGGCGAGAGCCTCGAGAGCTTCGCGACGCGTCGCGTGCAGCTCGGCGCGCCGGAGACGCTCGCGGTCGCCGAGCAGGTGCTCGAGGTGCTCGCGGTCGCGCACGCGAAGGGCATCGTGCATCGCGACGTGAAGCCCGAGAACGTGTTCCTGTGCATCGACGGGCGCGTGAAGCTGCTCGACTTCGGGATCGCGCGGCTGCTCGAGGTCTCGCGCGGGTCGGCGGCGGCGACCCATCACGGGTTCCTGCTCGGAACGCCCGCGTACATGGCGCCCGAGCAGGCGCGCGGAGACTGGGAGCTCGTCGACGCGCGCACCGACGTCTGGGCCGTGGGCGCGTCGATGTTCCGGGTGCTCACCGGGCACACCGTGCACCGCGGGAGCACGCACCTCGACCTCCTGATGAAGGCCACGCGCGAGCCCGCGCCGAAGGTGCGCGACATCGCGCCCGCGGTGCCCGAGCTCGTCGCCTCGCTCGTCGATCGTGCGCTCGCGTTCCGCAAGGAAGAGCGCTGGGCCTCGGCCGACGAGATGCTCGAGAGCCTGCGCGAGGTGCATCGCGCGATGCGCTACACCGAGGCGCCGAAGCTGCGCGCGCGCATCGCGGCGACCTCGACGGTGCGCATCGAGCTGCCCGCGCCGCCCGCCGCGTCGGCGGAGTTCGATCGCGCCTCGGCGCTGGAGAGCGATCCCCTCGGCGACGCGGACGACGACGCGCCCACGCAGATCGAGGCGATGACCCTGACGCACCGCGAGCAGCTGCGATCGATCGTGATCGAGGTGCCGATCGAGCACGACGCGGCGACGCCGGTGCTGCCCTCGATCTTCGACGAGACCGGCGAGACCGCGGCCCGCGGGACGCCCTTCGTGCGCACCCCGCCCGCGACGAAGACCCCGGCACCCCGACCGGCACCGCCCACGACGCGGATGCGCGCGCCCCTGACGCGCAGCGTCATCGCGTGGTGGATCGTCGCCGCGCTGGCCGTGCTCGTGTTCGCGCTCACGCTCGCGACGCGCTGA
- a CDS encoding ferrochelatase, which translates to MTYDALLVLSFGGPEGEADVMPFLENVTRGRGIPRERLLEVAEHYHHFGGVSPINGQVRALIEALERELRAHGITLPIYWGNRNWHPMLEDTVRRMKDDGVRRALALVTSAFGSYSGCRQYREDVERARASVGEGAPVVEKLRLYFDHPGFAEAWIARVRDALATIEGEHARLLFTAHSVPVSMARTAPYEAQLRAMCELVARGVGTSAWELCWQSRSGPPQVPWLEPDVLDVLARMASEDRARPVVVIPIGFTSDHMEVVWDLDHEAKARADELGLRLVRAGTVGTHPAFVAGLRELVQEKIAGAPKRALTTLGVDHDPCAASCCPAPQRPSR; encoded by the coding sequence GTGACCTACGACGCGCTCCTGGTCCTCTCGTTCGGCGGCCCCGAGGGCGAGGCCGACGTGATGCCCTTCCTCGAGAACGTCACGCGAGGTCGCGGCATCCCGCGCGAGCGCCTGCTCGAGGTCGCCGAGCACTACCACCACTTCGGCGGTGTCTCGCCGATCAACGGCCAGGTGCGCGCGCTGATCGAGGCGCTCGAGCGCGAGCTGCGCGCGCACGGCATCACGCTCCCGATCTACTGGGGCAACCGCAACTGGCACCCGATGCTCGAGGACACCGTGCGTCGCATGAAGGACGACGGTGTCCGGCGCGCCCTCGCGCTCGTGACCTCGGCGTTCGGCAGCTACTCGGGGTGCCGGCAGTACCGCGAGGACGTCGAGCGCGCGCGGGCGAGCGTCGGCGAGGGCGCGCCGGTGGTCGAGAAGCTGCGGCTCTACTTCGATCATCCGGGGTTCGCCGAGGCCTGGATCGCGCGGGTGCGTGACGCGCTCGCGACGATCGAGGGCGAGCACGCGCGATTGCTCTTCACCGCGCACTCGGTGCCGGTCTCGATGGCGCGCACGGCGCCGTACGAAGCGCAGCTGCGCGCGATGTGCGAGCTCGTCGCGCGCGGCGTCGGGACCTCCGCATGGGAGCTCTGTTGGCAGAGCCGCAGCGGGCCGCCGCAGGTGCCGTGGCTCGAGCCCGACGTGCTCGACGTGCTGGCGCGGATGGCGAGCGAGGATCGCGCGAGACCGGTGGTGGTGATCCCGATCGGCTTCACGTCGGACCACATGGAGGTGGTCTGGGATCTCGATCACGAGGCGAAGGCGCGCGCCGACGAGCTCGGTCTACGGCTCGTGCGCGCGGGCACGGTGGGCACGCATCCCGCGTTCGTCGCGGGGTTGCGCGAGCTGGTGCAGGAGAAGATCGCCGGCGCGCCGAAGCGCGCGCTCACGACGCTCGGGGTCGATCACGATCCGTGCGCCGCGTCGTGCTGTCCGGCGCCCCAGCGGCCCTCGCGCTGA
- a CDS encoding DUF6328 family protein, with translation MRRESRHERDDRELNELVGELRVVLPGATVLFAFLLTVPFADRWDALPELEHAVFFTAFLASGLAIVLLVGPSAYHRLRGHPYDKHGLVRTAGHQTIAALALLAIALSASMFVVGSFVYQRTLGTIAALVVLTAALVTWFLLPLARRRRAQREGRWGAGQHDAAHGS, from the coding sequence ATGCGCAGAGAGAGCCGGCACGAGCGCGACGATCGCGAGCTGAACGAGCTCGTCGGCGAGCTCCGTGTGGTCCTGCCCGGCGCGACCGTGCTCTTCGCGTTCCTGCTCACGGTGCCCTTCGCGGATCGCTGGGACGCGCTGCCGGAGCTCGAGCACGCGGTGTTCTTCACCGCGTTCCTCGCGTCGGGGCTCGCCATCGTGTTGCTCGTCGGCCCGAGCGCGTACCACCGGCTGCGCGGCCATCCCTACGACAAACACGGGCTCGTGCGCACCGCGGGCCATCAGACGATCGCCGCGCTCGCGCTGCTCGCGATCGCGCTCTCCGCGTCGATGTTCGTCGTCGGCTCGTTCGTCTACCAGCGCACGCTCGGCACGATCGCGGCGCTCGTGGTGCTCACGGCCGCGCTGGTCACGTGGTTCCTGCTCCCGCTCGCGCGCCGTCGTCGCGCTCAGCGCGAGGGCCGCTGGGGCGCCGGACAGCACGACGCGGCGCACGGATCGTGA
- a CDS encoding methyltransferase family protein yields MPGIALIGWIVYVGIAFGLRTWMQIRATGESGFVGLRRGAGMLERFAGVLMVLAFLASLFAPIAVWLGLDVIVVESAPLALTGGALIALGTAATLHAQIAMRDSWRIGVDPGARTELVVRGPFRLVRNPIFTAMILASLGLGLACPSVLGLLAPIALLVALEIQVRVVEEPYLARVHGEAYRAYARRVGRFVPGLGRLA; encoded by the coding sequence ATGCCGGGGATCGCGCTGATCGGTTGGATCGTCTACGTGGGGATCGCGTTCGGGCTGCGTACGTGGATGCAGATCCGCGCGACCGGCGAGAGCGGGTTCGTCGGTCTGCGTCGTGGCGCGGGGATGCTCGAGCGCTTCGCGGGCGTGCTGATGGTCCTCGCGTTCCTCGCGTCGCTCTTCGCGCCGATCGCGGTGTGGCTCGGGCTCGACGTGATCGTGGTCGAGAGCGCCCCGCTGGCGCTCACCGGCGGCGCGCTGATCGCGCTCGGCACGGCCGCGACCCTGCACGCGCAGATCGCGATGCGCGACTCGTGGCGCATCGGCGTCGATCCCGGCGCGCGCACCGAGCTCGTGGTGCGCGGTCCCTTCCGTCTGGTGCGCAACCCGATCTTCACGGCGATGATCCTCGCGAGCCTCGGCCTCGGGCTCGCGTGCCCCAGCGTGCTCGGGCTGCTCGCGCCGATCGCGCTGCTGGTCGCGCTCGAGATCCAGGTGCGCGTCGTCGAGGAGCCGTACCTCGCGCGGGTGCACGGCGAGGCCTATCGCGCCTACGCGCGCCGCGTCGGACGTTTCGTGCCCGGCCTCGGGCGCCTCGCGTGA
- a CDS encoding TetR/AcrR family transcriptional regulator, which yields MARATAARFRPRRAPIQRRSTQTVEAILGAAARILVSRGWSELTTNHVAKRAGVSIGTLYEYFPGKEALVTALVERHLERAEALLAARASELATGCPSVDALSRAIVETMVALHEDAPRLHRALFEEVPHPPAVRARVRAIEARHTEALAMLLAAMPDVDVPDVHVAARIVVDVLESAVHRWACDPSGDPIPREQLIDELARLVRRYLSRV from the coding sequence ATGGCGCGCGCGACCGCTGCTCGTTTCCGCCCCAGAAGAGCGCCGATCCAGCGACGATCGACGCAGACGGTCGAGGCCATCCTCGGCGCGGCTGCTCGGATCCTGGTGAGCCGCGGGTGGAGCGAGCTGACGACGAACCACGTCGCGAAGCGGGCGGGCGTGTCGATCGGAACGCTCTACGAGTACTTTCCGGGCAAGGAGGCGCTGGTGACCGCGCTGGTCGAGCGGCACCTCGAGCGCGCCGAGGCGCTCCTCGCGGCGCGCGCGAGCGAGCTCGCGACGGGATGCCCGAGCGTCGATGCCCTCTCGCGCGCGATCGTGGAGACGATGGTCGCGCTGCACGAGGACGCGCCGCGCCTTCACCGCGCGCTCTTCGAGGAAGTGCCGCACCCGCCGGCGGTCCGCGCGCGAGTGCGCGCGATCGAAGCGCGGCACACCGAGGCGCTCGCGATGCTGCTCGCAGCGATGCCCGACGTCGACGTGCCCGACGTGCACGTTGCCGCGCGCATCGTCGTCGACGTGCTCGAGTCCGCGGTGCACCGCTGGGCGTGCGATCCGTCGGGCGATCCGATCCCCCGCGAGCAGCTGATCGACGAGCTCGCGCGACTGGTGCGGCGCTACCTGTCGCGCGTCTGA